In the genome of Flaviflexus ciconiae, one region contains:
- a CDS encoding Crp/Fnr family transcriptional regulator, translating into MSTDAETRESDLCVSRVPLFQGLSYEEQLDVAGVAQPTKKSRSESLYTTGSSISQLMVVHTGYVKISRTTADGHEQIIRVLGPGDFIGESAFLTGARPDHSATALEPAELCVFRHRDLGKLVAKHPSIALRMLQGVSQRLQQAENRLEAVISGDVSSRLADYLLDLPAQRADDGNLTVRLPLAKKDIASLLDTSPESLSRQLRSLTEAGIISQTPKTVTFLDLDRLLALSKQN; encoded by the coding sequence ATGAGTACGGATGCCGAGACCCGGGAGAGCGACCTGTGTGTCAGCAGGGTTCCGCTGTTTCAAGGGCTCTCCTACGAAGAGCAGCTCGACGTTGCCGGCGTGGCGCAGCCGACGAAGAAGTCCCGGTCAGAAAGCCTTTACACAACGGGAAGCAGCATCTCTCAGCTCATGGTGGTCCACACGGGCTACGTCAAGATTTCCCGCACCACTGCAGATGGTCATGAGCAGATCATCCGAGTCCTCGGCCCCGGCGACTTTATCGGTGAATCCGCATTCCTGACGGGAGCCCGCCCCGACCATTCGGCTACTGCCCTTGAGCCTGCCGAATTGTGCGTGTTCCGCCACCGCGACCTTGGCAAGCTCGTAGCGAAGCACCCAAGCATCGCACTCCGCATGCTTCAGGGCGTCAGCCAGAGGCTACAACAAGCAGAAAACCGGCTCGAGGCCGTGATCTCCGGTGACGTAAGTTCCCGACTTGCCGACTACCTCCTCGATCTTCCTGCCCAGCGGGCAGACGACGGCAACCTTACAGTCCGTCTTCCTCTCGCAAAGAAGGACATTGCTTCCCTTCTGGATACAAGCCCAGAGTCTCTGAGCAGGCAACTCCGTTCGTTGACCGAGGCTGGGATTATCAGTCAGACACCGAAAACGGTGACGTTCCTCGACCTTGACCGCCTCCTCGCGCTCTCTAAGCAGAACTAA
- a CDS encoding Stp1/IreP family PP2C-type Ser/Thr phosphatase — MSVQLRFAARSDVGAVRKNNQDAGYAGPHLLVLADGMGGAAGGDTASSVTVSKLSELDDIHRADDLLPMLRETVTEAHDELVAMATDDPALKGMGTTCIALMRSGNKLAMVHIGDSRAYLLRGDSLIQVTKDHTLVQYLVDHGQITPEEAENHPKKNVIMRALGDTEGEVELDESVREAVVGDRWLLCSDGLFGVVSNETIAHTLLHYANLEKCVSRLIELALAGGAPDNVTVVLADILDDREISGANAPSQIPVVVGSASAEFESGKSKRPVRTGDVADPNCVEDDEAPKKKKWPARLAVLIGVFVLLAGGIFGAWFWTQSQYYVYSADGNVGIYRGVPQALGPIELSHLDERTDLQIEDLTQTAQRRLEEPVTHSSREDAENYVSDLEDEFLRDQIVENEEQKEADDATEDPTETPSPVDGSNEDPADEPSQTPPPRSDSGGQPTESDTQPEETP, encoded by the coding sequence ATGTCAGTTCAACTTCGCTTTGCCGCTCGGTCGGATGTTGGTGCGGTCCGCAAGAACAACCAGGATGCTGGTTACGCTGGACCGCATCTCCTGGTGCTTGCTGACGGCATGGGTGGCGCGGCCGGTGGCGACACTGCCTCGAGCGTCACGGTCAGCAAACTATCCGAACTCGATGACATTCACCGCGCCGACGATCTGCTACCGATGCTGCGGGAAACGGTCACGGAAGCTCACGACGAGCTGGTTGCCATGGCAACCGACGACCCGGCGTTGAAGGGCATGGGAACCACCTGTATCGCTCTCATGCGGTCGGGGAACAAGCTCGCTATGGTCCACATCGGTGACTCACGGGCCTACCTGCTTCGCGGTGATTCCCTCATTCAGGTGACGAAGGACCACACTCTCGTCCAGTACCTGGTCGACCACGGTCAGATCACGCCGGAAGAGGCCGAGAACCACCCGAAGAAGAACGTGATCATGAGGGCGCTTGGCGACACGGAGGGCGAGGTCGAGCTCGACGAGTCCGTGCGTGAAGCGGTCGTTGGCGACCGGTGGCTCCTTTGCTCCGACGGTCTGTTCGGTGTTGTCTCCAACGAAACGATCGCCCACACGCTCCTCCACTACGCAAACCTCGAGAAGTGCGTATCCCGGCTCATTGAGCTTGCCCTCGCGGGCGGGGCTCCCGACAATGTCACTGTTGTTCTCGCCGATATCCTCGACGATCGCGAGATCTCCGGTGCCAACGCGCCCTCCCAGATTCCTGTCGTTGTCGGTTCCGCCTCCGCAGAGTTTGAGAGCGGGAAGAGCAAGCGTCCAGTTCGCACCGGGGACGTTGCCGACCCGAACTGCGTTGAGGACGACGAAGCACCGAAGAAAAAGAAATGGCCGGCACGGCTTGCTGTTCTTATCGGTGTTTTCGTTCTTCTTGCTGGCGGCATCTTTGGCGCCTGGTTCTGGACGCAGTCCCAGTACTACGTTTATTCAGCTGACGGGAACGTCGGTATCTACCGGGGCGTCCCTCAGGCCCTCGGGCCCATTGAACTTTCGCACCTTGATGAACGCACCGACCTACAAATCGAGGATCTGACGCAAACGGCGCAGCGCAGGCTCGAGGAGCCCGTCACGCATTCGTCCCGGGAGGACGCCGAGAACTACGTCTCTGATCTTGAGGATGAATTCCTCCGGGACCAGATCGTTGAAAACGAGGAACAGAAGGAAGCCGACGACGCCACGGAGGATCCCACCGAGACCCCAAGTCCGGTCGACGGTTCCAACGAGGATCCAGCGGATGAGCCGTCGCAGACTCCGCCGCCCCGTTCCGACAGCGGTGGTCAGCCGACCGAGAGTGACACTCAGCCTGAGGAAACGCCCTGA
- a CDS encoding FHA domain-containing protein FhaB/FipA, with protein sequence MSELVLTLLHIGFLVLLWIFVMAVTLTLRRDIYGVRVKKRGQKPQPVAPVNYHQPKAKAPPKPKKGVPTKIVVTDGPLAGTTVPLGTASIIVGRSPDSALVLNDSYSSARHARFFNSEGSWFVEDLQSTNGTFVHGQRIDHPIPLKAGDSVTIGQTTFTLQR encoded by the coding sequence ATGAGCGAGCTTGTACTGACACTTCTCCACATCGGGTTCCTTGTCCTGCTGTGGATCTTTGTCATGGCGGTGACATTGACTTTGCGCCGGGACATTTACGGTGTGCGCGTCAAGAAGCGTGGGCAGAAGCCGCAACCGGTTGCCCCCGTTAACTACCACCAGCCCAAGGCTAAGGCCCCGCCAAAGCCTAAGAAGGGCGTTCCCACAAAGATCGTTGTGACCGACGGCCCTCTGGCCGGTACGACCGTTCCGCTTGGCACCGCATCAATCATTGTTGGGCGTTCCCCCGATTCCGCTCTCGTACTGAACGACTCGTATTCTTCGGCCAGGCACGCCAGGTTCTTTAATTCCGAGGGTTCCTGGTTCGTTGAGGACCTGCAATCCACGAACGGAACATTTGTCCACGGTCAGCGTATCGACCATCCCATCCCGCTGAAGGCAGGCGACTCGGTCACGATCGGCCAAACCACCTTCACCCTGCAACGCTAG
- a CDS encoding cupin domain-containing protein, whose protein sequence is MTIKDIGPAPHAFDIENATRDNTNYRTTVWSGKYLQVTLMSIKPGESIGLEAHPDTDQFLRLDAGVGKCVMGPTEDNLNFEQEVSDGWSIQVPAGTWHDVINTGNEPLQLYTIYAPVHHAAGIIHETDEDAERDEESGVDVPPEWSVQPDNQAEDQHA, encoded by the coding sequence ATGACGATCAAGGATATTGGCCCCGCGCCCCACGCATTCGATATTGAGAATGCTACGCGCGACAACACGAACTATCGGACAACGGTCTGGTCAGGGAAGTACCTTCAGGTTACTCTCATGTCCATCAAGCCCGGGGAATCAATCGGCCTGGAGGCACATCCGGACACCGACCAGTTCCTCCGCCTCGACGCCGGCGTTGGCAAGTGCGTCATGGGTCCGACGGAAGACAACCTGAACTTCGAGCAGGAAGTCTCGGATGGTTGGTCCATCCAGGTCCCCGCCGGAACTTGGCATGACGTCATCAACACGGGCAATGAGCCGCTACAGCTCTACACCATCTACGCACCCGTCCACCACGCTGCTGGAATCATCCACGAAACTGATGAAGATGCGGAGCGTGACGAGGAGTCGGGCGTTGACGTTCCCCCGGAATGGTCGGTCCAGCCCGATAACCAGGCTGAGGATCAGCACGCCTAA
- the nadE gene encoding ammonia-dependent NAD(+) synthetase, which yields MREMQEKIIAELGVKPVIDPAEEIEKRVQFLADYLGATGARGFVLGISGGVDSTLGGRLAQLAVERVRKSGGGVQFFAVRLPHHIQADEDDAQGALDFINPDRRITINIGPAVDAFEKEYDLAADQRMSDFNKGNTKARMRMIAQYAVGGDENLLVIGTDHAAEAVTGFYTKYGDGGADITPLAGLNKRQVRAVTQALGGPEYLWNKVPTADLLDDNPMRTDEDELGLHYADIDDYLEGKDVPEAIAEAIERYFVRSQHKRRMPATPSDTWWR from the coding sequence ATGCGTGAGATGCAGGAAAAGATCATTGCGGAGCTCGGAGTTAAGCCCGTTATCGACCCCGCGGAGGAGATCGAAAAGCGAGTCCAGTTCCTTGCCGACTACCTGGGGGCGACGGGGGCCCGCGGATTCGTTCTTGGGATCTCCGGTGGAGTTGATTCCACGCTCGGTGGGCGTCTCGCCCAGCTCGCAGTTGAACGGGTAAGAAAGAGTGGCGGAGGAGTCCAGTTCTTTGCCGTCCGGCTTCCCCACCACATACAGGCCGATGAGGATGACGCGCAGGGCGCACTCGATTTCATTAACCCGGACCGCAGGATCACGATCAACATTGGGCCGGCCGTGGACGCCTTCGAAAAGGAATACGACCTTGCGGCCGATCAGCGCATGTCGGATTTCAACAAGGGCAATACGAAGGCCCGAATGAGGATGATTGCCCAGTACGCGGTGGGCGGCGACGAAAACCTTCTCGTCATCGGCACCGATCACGCGGCCGAAGCAGTGACGGGCTTCTACACCAAGTACGGTGACGGTGGAGCCGACATCACTCCCCTCGCAGGCCTCAATAAACGCCAAGTCCGGGCCGTCACCCAAGCCCTTGGTGGACCCGAATACCTGTGGAACAAGGTGCCGACCGCCGACCTGCTCGATGATAATCCGATGCGAACTGACGAGGACGAGCTCGGCCTTCACTACGCCGACATCGACGACTATCTCGAGGGCAAGGACGTTCCCGAAGCAATTGCGGAAGCAATTGAACGGTACTTTGTTCGTTCCCAGCACAAGAGGCGCATGCCCGCAACTCCCTCCGACACGTGGTGGCGTTGA
- a CDS encoding FhaA domain-containing protein has translation MGAFGKFERGIENAVNSVFSRAFKSEVKPVEIASAINRAMDEGAAVYSRSRTISPNQFRITLASDDYAKIDQWGRVAIEDELSDHAIKYATSQDYTFLGPIAIAFEEAEEQGTGTVRVTSQTVRGAVAPVTTSVPSAANPIIDVQGQRYLLTGPVTIIGRGSESDIVVDDTGVSRHHLELRVTPRGVIATDLGSTNGSFVEGHRISAATLVDGNTITIGRTRIMFWNSPESYA, from the coding sequence GTGGGAGCTTTTGGCAAGTTCGAGCGCGGCATCGAGAATGCCGTTAATTCCGTGTTCAGCCGCGCCTTCAAGTCGGAGGTCAAGCCGGTCGAAATAGCGTCGGCAATCAACCGTGCGATGGACGAGGGGGCCGCGGTCTACTCTCGGTCTCGCACAATCTCTCCGAACCAGTTCCGGATCACTCTGGCGTCCGATGACTACGCGAAGATCGACCAGTGGGGTCGGGTCGCTATCGAGGATGAACTCAGCGATCACGCCATCAAATACGCCACCTCCCAGGACTACACATTCCTTGGTCCGATAGCCATTGCATTCGAGGAGGCCGAAGAACAGGGCACAGGCACCGTTCGCGTCACTTCCCAAACCGTTCGAGGAGCTGTTGCACCCGTGACTACATCCGTTCCCTCCGCAGCAAATCCCATCATCGATGTTCAGGGACAGCGTTACCTTCTGACGGGCCCGGTTACGATCATTGGCCGCGGCTCCGAATCTGACATTGTCGTTGACGACACCGGCGTATCACGCCACCATCTCGAACTGCGGGTAACGCCACGCGGCGTTATCGCTACCGATCTTGGTTCCACGAACGGCAGCTTCGTTGAGGGCCACCGGATCTCTGCCGCCACGCTTGTTGACGGTAATACGATCACGATTGGCCGAACGAGAATCATGTTCTGGAATAGCCCGGAGAGCTACGCATGA
- a CDS encoding riboflavin synthase gives MFTGLVEEIGTLLEIIPQEGGEVQIEISGPLVASDAGLGDSISVDGVCLTVVDLPGEGRFTVEAVPETLTRTTLGRAATGTSVNLERALPAGARLGGHIVQGHVDGMGELLTRTDGGRWEDLTFSMPADLAYLVAEKGSMTVSGVSLTVTAVTENSFSVSLIPATLGATILGGLQIGDRVNLEVDVIARYVARLMEGKEVAE, from the coding sequence GTGTTCACCGGGCTTGTTGAAGAAATCGGAACTCTTCTTGAGATCATTCCCCAGGAAGGCGGGGAAGTACAGATTGAGATCAGCGGCCCTCTTGTGGCATCCGATGCTGGACTGGGTGACTCGATCTCCGTTGACGGAGTATGCCTGACGGTTGTTGATCTTCCCGGTGAAGGTAGGTTCACGGTTGAGGCGGTCCCGGAGACGCTGACCAGAACAACTCTTGGCCGTGCTGCCACCGGAACCTCGGTGAATCTCGAGAGAGCCCTACCTGCGGGAGCTCGGCTCGGTGGTCATATTGTTCAGGGGCATGTTGATGGCATGGGAGAGCTACTGACCCGCACCGATGGTGGCCGATGGGAGGACCTGACCTTCTCGATGCCAGCGGACCTTGCTTACCTTGTTGCCGAAAAGGGGTCGATGACGGTCTCGGGAGTTTCGCTAACGGTCACCGCGGTGACCGAGAACAGCTTTTCCGTTTCGCTCATTCCCGCCACGCTCGGAGCAACGATCCTGGGAGGGCTGCAGATCGGAGATCGGGTTAACCTCGAAGTCGATGTCATCGCCCGCTATGTCGCGCGACTGATGGAAGGCAAAGAAGTAGCCGAGTAA
- a CDS encoding RNA-binding S4 domain-containing protein — protein MSESVRVDVWLWAVRQLKTRTLATNTAKAGHVRVNGDPAKPAQKVKVGDEIRLRIEGQDRILEVTKLIVKRTSAPIAQGCYIDHTPPREKVFMPPLFKRERGAGRPTKKERREMDRLRGLDANWGRFED, from the coding sequence ATGAGTGAAAGCGTTCGAGTCGACGTGTGGCTATGGGCCGTGCGGCAGTTAAAGACGCGCACACTCGCCACAAATACGGCAAAGGCGGGACATGTGCGGGTCAACGGAGATCCCGCAAAGCCAGCCCAGAAAGTAAAAGTTGGGGATGAAATCCGACTGCGGATCGAAGGACAGGACAGAATCCTTGAAGTCACGAAACTCATCGTGAAAAGGACGAGCGCCCCGATTGCACAGGGGTGCTACATCGACCACACGCCACCACGGGAAAAGGTGTTCATGCCTCCGCTGTTCAAGCGAGAACGTGGGGCGGGGCGCCCCACGAAGAAGGAACGTAGGGAAATGGACAGGCTGCGAGGCTTGGATGCCAACTGGGGACGCTTCGAAGACTGA
- a CDS encoding phosphoenolpyruvate hydrolase family protein: protein MNTQSREEIVAGFTSKVEKNEVLLGVGAGTGITAKSSEAGGADLLIIYNSGRFRMAGRGSLSGLMPYGDANAIVVEMGSEVLPVVTNTPVLAGVCGTDPFRIMPSFLRDLKAQGFSGVQNFPTVGLIDGVFRQNLEETGMGYGLEVEMIREAHNLGMLTCPYVFNADDAKAMAEAGADVLVAHMGLTTKGTIGAQTALTLDDCVDRIRDIIAAGKEVNPDVLVICHGGPIAEPTDAEYVIKALPELAGFFGASSIERFAAERGIKAQTEEFKAITR from the coding sequence ATGAACACTCAAAGCCGTGAGGAGATTGTCGCGGGCTTCACCTCCAAAGTTGAGAAGAACGAAGTTCTCCTCGGTGTTGGCGCCGGCACCGGCATCACAGCCAAGTCGTCCGAGGCTGGCGGTGCTGACCTGCTCATCATCTACAACTCCGGCCGTTTCCGCATGGCGGGGCGCGGGTCCCTGTCCGGCCTCATGCCCTATGGCGATGCCAACGCGATCGTCGTGGAAATGGGATCCGAGGTTCTTCCCGTCGTCACGAACACCCCCGTTCTCGCGGGCGTCTGCGGCACAGATCCGTTCCGCATCATGCCGAGCTTCCTCCGGGACCTGAAGGCCCAAGGCTTCTCCGGTGTTCAGAACTTCCCGACCGTTGGCCTGATCGATGGCGTGTTCCGTCAAAACCTCGAAGAGACGGGCATGGGCTACGGCCTCGAAGTGGAGATGATCCGGGAGGCCCATAACCTTGGAATGCTTACCTGCCCCTACGTCTTCAATGCTGACGACGCAAAGGCAATGGCCGAGGCCGGTGCTGACGTCCTCGTTGCGCACATGGGTCTCACAACCAAGGGCACGATCGGCGCACAGACCGCCCTCACCCTCGATGACTGCGTCGATCGCATCAGGGACATCATTGCGGCCGGTAAGGAAGTAAATCCTGATGTCCTCGTTATCTGCCACGGCGGCCCGATTGCCGAGCCGACCGATGCCGAGTATGTCATCAAGGCACTTCCGGAACTGGCCGGCTTCTTCGGCGCTTCCTCGATTGAGCGCTTCGCAGCCGAGCGAGGAATCAAGGCGCAGACCGAGGAGTTCAAGGCCATCACTCGCTAA